The sequence below is a genomic window from Acetivibrio clariflavus DSM 19732.
ATTATAAAAGATATAATTATTCCTAAAAACATTTCTTTTCTGCCGCAGAAATCTATAAAACTTTTGCCCAGTCCTTCATTTTTTCTGGCATAAACCGATGTACCCGCACCTATCAGCGATCCAATCCTGCCTGCCACCGGAAAGAGCAGCAAAGCTGCCGGCATCAAATCCAATTCCAGAAGCACGGTATAATTTATCAGGACAATGCTTATAAGAGCCAAAACCGCATTAGTTCCAACCCTGCTGTCTCTCATTATCTCAAGAATTTTCTCCTTGGGTCTGTTGGAAAACAAACCGTCAAAGGTATCGCCCAATCCATCAAGATGCAAGCCGCCGGTTAAAACAATATATCCGACAATCAAAAATGCAGCAACCATCTTTGCAGGTAAAACCAGCTTCAGTACACTGCATAAAGCGAGCAGCAAAACGCCTATAATCAAACCCACAGCAGGGGCAAACACCAATCCCTTGCCATAGTCCCTTTCGTCACAATTCAAATTAACCGGTATAGGTATTGAGGTAAAGAACTGAACCATTGCAACAAATCTTTTAAATATAATCACTTTTTTCTCCCATTGCTTCAGTTTATTAATAATCTCTTAGCGTATTTATTTGATTTTTACAGGTATGCCTGATACACATAAGTATACTTCATCGGCTGCCTGAGCAAGCATTTGATTTATTCTTCCCGCAATATCTCTAAATATCCTGGAAATTTTATTCTCAGGTACAATACCCATTCCAACCTCATTTGTAACCAAAATAAAAGTAGTATCTTTTTCATCAACTACTTTCAATAGTTTTTCCATTTCCAGTTTTATTTGCGATTCTATATAATCACAATCACTGCCGGAAGCATTGTCCCAGTCGATAGATGCTTCCAACATCAGATTTGTAATCATTATTGTTATGCAATCCAGCAAATACACAGCATGTCCGCTCTTTTCACCGGCCAAATGCTTATCCAGATCCTTATAGGCTTCAATTGTCTTCCAATGGGCCGGTCTCTGTTCCACATGCTTTTTTATCCGAGCCTTCATTTCATCGTCGAAAGGTATTGAAGTTGCTATATATACTACATCACAATTGCAGTCCTTTGCTATCTTTTCTGCAAAAGTACTTTTGCCGCTTCTGGCACCTCCCGTCACTACAACCAAACGCCTCATCAACCAAACTCCTTAAACTTAAGATATATAATACTACACAGCCCGGCTCATAATCAATTCCCATGCTCAACTAAAATACCAAGCTGCAAAAATCAGTGAGTACACTATACCGAACAAAATCATTCCAATAATTGCGGCTATATACATAAGGGTTATTGTATCCGAAATATCCCTTATCTCCGCACTTCTCTTATTATCTCCAATAATAGGCTTATCTACAATATCTCCAAAATATAATCCCGATCCGCCCAATCTTATACCCAGTGCGCCGGCAATAGCAGCTTCAGGATAGCCCAAATTGGGACTGTGATGCTTTCTTTTATCTCTCCTCATTATGGCAAAACTGCTCTTAAAGTCTTTCTTTAAAAATATCGAAGCTATAACAAACAATAACCCAGTTATCCTGGCCGGCAGAAAATTTGCCAATTCATTTATTTTCACCGCAGCATACCCAAAGCTTTCACATTTCCCATTTTTATAGCCTTTTGCTAATTTTATTGCATTAATTGTCTTATACAAGTAAACCATAGGGGCGCCTAATCCAAACAACGAGCCTATTACCGCATAGAAAACAGGTGAGATAACACTCTCGGCTGTCCTGTCGGCAGCATGCTCAACAGTACCTCTTATTATATCCTGCTCATCAAAACGCTCTATTTCTCTTCCTATATTTTTCGAAAGAATATTTCCGGCTTTGAAAATATCCCTGTCCTTCAGTGCATCACATACCTCGACGCTTTCAAACGCCACAGACTTTATGGCAAAAGCAGAATAAATAAAGTATACATTAACAACATGGTATACAACAGGATTTATTAAGTAAGCTACTCCAATTAATAACAACATAATTATGGTAATTAACAAAGCCATTATAATTGTAAAGCACATACCGGAATACTTTTCTGTTCTATTCCTGTGTACACCCCTGTGTACATAATCGTCACCCAAAGCCTTAACCTTCTTGCTATAAAGCAAATCTGTAATCTTCCTATAACCAACTTCAACAACTTTTGTCAACCAGTTGATAAACTTTACAGGATGCGGTATCCATTTCGGATATCCAATAATTACCTCAAGCACAAAGGCAATAAAAACATCCATCAGTGGGTATAGGCTCATTAATATGTCCCCTTTCAATACTATACAATTATAGTTAAACTCAACACAAAATACATATTTTTAAAAATCCCTTTGAAGTTATATACAAAGAAGGCGCTTTTGTCCCCTATTATGCTTCGGGTTCATATTTTGCATCAAGATATCTGCATTGAATAGATAAATGCATACAACTATTTTTGCTTTCCGGATCAGCAGAATTACAAACCGAAACTGAACATTCCGAAATTTCTGAAGCTATAAAATAAAAACTGCATTACACATTTAATTATACGCTTGTTCTACATTAATTATATCATTTCTTGAACAAATTCAATATATATATTTTAATCTTTTATGCATGCTGCTGTAAGTTTGAACAAAAGAAAACAATTTACAAAAAGTAGTATTTCCTTGCTATATTAGAAACACTACTTTTTGCATTAAGTCATAATTATATTGCCTTAAGTTCCATTTTCTAAACATCCTAATTAAAGAATTCATTGTACAATGCCTTGACAGCTTTTTCACTATCCACTGCTCTTATACCAAACATCAGGCTAACTTCAGAAGAACCCTGATTAATCATTTCTATATTTACTCCAGCTTTTGCAAGGGCATTAGCTGCTCTGGCACAAATCCCCACAGTTCTCAGCATTCCTTCCCCAACTATCATAACTAACGCCAAGCCCCGTTCTACAGTAACATCATCTACATTTAACTCATCTTTAATGCGCTTGATTAAATGCTCTTCATTTACTTTGTCCAGCTGTTTTTCCTCTAAAATAATGGATATATTGTCAATCCCCGAAGGAGTATGTTCGTAAGATAATCCTTCGTCTTCCAAAATGTTTAACAATCTCCTGCCAAATCCTATTTCCCTGTTCATCATATACTTGCTTACATATATTGTACAAAATCCTGTGCCGCTGGCTATTCCCACTACATGATTGTCTCCCACCTCACGTGCGGGTGTAATAAGTGTTCCCGGTGCTTTAGGATTATTGGTGTTTTTTATACATACAGGAATACCCATTCTATATACCGGTTCGAGAGTTTCCTCATGCAGTACGGAAAAGCCTGAATAGGACAGTTCTCTCATTTCCCTGTATGTAAAAACCGGGATAGGTTTCGGATTGTCAATAATATTTGGATTTGCTGCAAAAACCGAGTCAACGTCGGTAAAGTTCTCATACAAATCGGCCTTTACGGCAGCTGCCAAAATTGAACCTGTAATATCTGAACCTCCACGGGGAAATGTCACCACATCTCCCTTTTTAGAATATCCAAAAAAGCCTGGGAAAATCATTATGCCGGACCTGTCTTTTAACCTAGCCAGATGGTCGAAGGATTCAGGAAGTACTCTGGCATTGCCGAATTCATCACTAAGCAGCATACCTGCATCCTTAGGATTGATATATTCAGCCTCAATCCCCTTGCTCTTAAGATATTCTGCCACCAGCTTTGCACTGTTGTCCTCCCCGGCGGCCTTAAGAGTATCCATAAACTTTCCGGGATTGCTTTTGTCCATACCCATGCGTTCCTTTAAATCGTCGGAAATAATCTTTACGATTTCATTGGACAAATTAAGGCCCTGGGCAATTTCTTCATATCTTGCGACAACAGCATTGAGCTCCGCTTCTGCACTGCCCCCGCCAAGACACTTCTCTGCAAGGGAAATTAACAAATCGGTCACTTTTATGTCATCTTTATAACGTTTCCCCGGTGCCGACACAACTATTAAACGTCTGTCAGGGTCTGATAAAACAATATCACATACTTTTTTAATCTGCTCTGCATTTGCAAGCGATGTTCCACCAAATTTTGCAACTTTCATTATTTAACCTCCACTACACAGTAAATTCTCAAAGACTGTTTAAGCTTTTAGGGATCTTGATATATTTTATTCTTACAATATTCTTATGGTGTTAACCAATTCCCTGACAGCTTCAGAGTTTGAAATTACTTCAAATTTTTCCTTATGTTCCTTCTCAAGAATATTCTCGGTTACAAAAGCCAACTCATCTTTTTGCTGAACCTTTAGAGGTTTGAGCCATTCCACATTTCCATACAGGGAGTTTACCAATTCTTTAGCCTCACTCTCATTGTCAGTTTTTATTCTAACCAGATATTTTGCCTTGGTTTCCATTATATCTATAACATTGGATCCCTCAGCAACATTCCAGTCATAGCCTCCACAGCTTCCCCAATGCTTAACTATTTCAATTATATCGGCAACAACTGCACTTGCAGTAGGCAGTTTACCGGCGCCGCGGCCATAGAACATGGCTTCTCCAATTGCATCTCCTTTTACCACAATAGCATTGAAAACATCTTCCACATTATACAGCGGATTGTCCTTATCAACTATGGCAGGGCTTACCCTTGCAACTATCTTGTCGCCAACTTTTTCACTCATTGCAACAAGTTTAATGGAAGCATTGAGACTTTCAGCATATTTTATATCGGTAAGAGTTATCTTGGATATCCCTTCAGTGTAAATGTTTTTGTAGTCAACAAATTCATTATAGGCAATGGAAGAGAGTATGGCTATTTTTCTGCACGAGTCGTGTCCCTCTATATCGGCAGTCGGGTTTGCTTCCGCATAACCGTTCTTTTGTGCCTCTTTAAGGGCCACATCAAAGTCTTTTCCGTCTTTTTTCATCTGAGTTAAAATATAGTTGGTAGTTCCATTTAAAATACCAACAATGCTATATATCTCATTTGCAGCCAAACAGCGGTTAAGCGGCCTGATTATTGGAATTCCGCCTCCAACGCTGGCTTCAAAAAGATAGTTTATATTGTTGTTCTTAGCTATTTTTAATAGTTCAGGGCCATAGGTTGCAATCAGCTCTTTATTTGAAGTAACAACGTGCTTACCGCATTCCAAAGCCCTTTTTGTATACTCATAGGCAATTTTTGCTCCGCCGATGGTTTCCACAACAATGTTTATGGAATCATCTCCAAAAATCTCCTCCGGATTCTTGGTTATAAGAGCTTTATCCGGACAGGTATCGTCAAAATCCCTAATGTCCAATATTTTCTTTACTCTGATTTCCTGACCGGCTTTTTGAGATATGCTTTCGCAATTTTTCTTTATAATCTCGACAACTCCTGATCCTACAACACCATATCCTAAAACTGCAACATTAATCACCAAAAAAACCCCCTCTATTCTCTAGCAAGAATTTCTTGTCTTCTAACGCCATCAATTTTACTAATCTCTTCCATCAATTCGTTAATCTCAATTATCATACCATCGGTCTCTATCGAAATTGTCACATCCGCCAGACCGTTAATCGGTATATTCTGGTTAATAGTCAGAATATTGGCTTTTGCAGCCGAAATCTTGTTTATTATGCTTGAAAGTATTCCGGAAAAGTCCTCCACCACAAAAAACAGAGTCATGACTCTTCCTCTTGAGGTTTCATAAAACGGGAATACATAATCCCTGTATTTGTAAAACGCACTTCGGCTTATCCCCACTCTCTTCACGGCTTCATTAATATTCTTCACTACACCGCTAGAAAGCAGTTTTTTAACTTCGACAACTTTAATAAAAACTTCCGGAAGTACCGAAGTATCCACCAGATAGTATTTTGAGGCGTTTTTCATGTCATCCTCCGTGTCTTTGTCTCACGCACAAATGTGCTCCTATGGTGTAATCTTAGCACAAGTCAATTTCCAATTCAATAGTTTTTATTGATTTTTTTCATGTAAAAATTTTATATTGACAATATTTACAAATATAAAAATTTGAATTTCCTCATTATATCAAAAAAAGAATATGCTGTGCTGCATATCCTTTTTTAAATAAAATTTATAAGAATTTTGCAATTTTCACAGTTTAACTTCTACTTGCAAACTTCTTGTATCTCTTTCTGCAGCGAATTAAAGTCTTCCAGAATAGTCATAAATTTCTTAACAACCTGGGCATCAAACTGCGTACCGGCATTTGATACAAGTTGTCTTTTAGCATCATCCAAATCTAGTTTTGATCTGTACATTCTGTCGGAGGTCATAGCATCAAAAGCATCGGCTACAGAGATAATTTTAGCCAAAAACGGAATTTCATCGCCTTTGATTCCGTAAGGATATCCTCTTCCATCTATTCTTTCATGATGATAAAGTACTATAGGTACTATTTCTTTAAACATAGATACAGCGGAAAGTATATTGGCACCCTTTATAGGGTGTTTTTTTATTTCAGAATATTCCCAATCGTTTAACTTATCGTTTTTTAACAAAATATCATCGGCAGTTCCTATCTTGCCAATATCATGGAATATTCCGCCGGCTTCAAGTCTTTCAATTTCATCTTCAGGTAAATTAAAAGCTTTGCCTATTTTTACGGCATAGAATGCCACCCTGTCAGAATGCCCCCTTGTATAGACATCTTTAGCATCAACAGCCAACCGCAATGCCTGTATAGCATCCAAATACCTTTGCTTCAGCTCATTGTACGTTCTCTCCAACTCACTGTTCTTGGCATTTACCATAGAATGAAGAAATACATTGCTAATGGCCGTTGCAGCCTGAGTAGAGTAAATCTCAAGGAACTCTATTTGCTCCTCATAATTATCCGTTTCAAGATAAATTACTCCTTCGGTCCTCACCAGTTCGCTCTTGCTGTTTAGGGGCAAAAAAACACCTTGCTCCAATTTTACCGGCCGTCCTTTTGTTTTTGCAATCCCTATCGATTCCATAATTTGGTAATCCAGCATACCCAGAAGTTCTTCCAAAGATTTATCGTATTTTCCTACACCTTTTATAAAACTACTGTTGTTAGCCGACAGCCCCACAAAATCATCTATAAGTATAAATGCATTTTCACTATGTACTAACTTCAGAATTTCCGTCAAAATTTCTTTAATTATATCTCCTATGGACTGCAATTGATATATCTTAGGTACAGAATCAAGTATACTCTTTAAGCCGTCTCTGAACTTCTTTATTGTCCTTTTTTGAGATATTGACTTTATTGCCGATTCAATAAGCAATATAAGTTGGTCAAAGTTATCGCTCTTTTCGCAGTATGCTTGTATATCCAAAGATTTTATTGTCTCCAGAGGAGGAGCAACATCTTTATATCCTGTCAAAAGCAAAATATAGATATCGTTGTTAAACTGCCGGATTCTTTTTACAACCTCGTCTCCCTGTATGGGCTCCATTAAAAAGTCCAGCACCAGTAAATCGTAATTTTCCCTTTCAATTTTCTCGATTGCCTCCAGAGGATTATTTACCCCTTCAAAATGGTATCCTAAGCGATTGACAATTACCGACAGCGAATCTATGATACCATCATCATCGTCAACCACAATTATTCTATACTCCGATTGTTTTTGAATATTCTTTTTTCTCACAATACATCCTCCCTTGAACTTACAAGCATGTAATTGCATATATGCTGAACGATCTCTCTATAATTTCTTATCTGAATATTTTTGCAAATTTTAACCTTTTCAAGATACAAAACCACATAATTTCAGGTAACTTTTTCAGCCTTCTGATGGAGAAATATTGCTATATAAACCTATATCGGCATAAAAAAACGATTATATAATGAAATTTTTCATTTTGCATATTAAATTAATTTGACCTTTGTATTAATAAAAAACCAATGAGAGATACTATAAAAAATAACGTAAATAACTTTTCCATAACAGATAAAAACTATGGAGAGTTTAATAAAACAAGCTTCACCATGGTTAATATCAATACACAATAAAAATGGAGGATGGATATGAAAACAATTCGTTTAGGCATAATCGGAACCGGTATGGCACTAGAACGCCTTCATTACCCTGCCCTGCAGGAACTTGGCGACAAATACCAAATTGTTGCATTATGCAACAGGACACGCAAAGATGCGGAGGACTTCGCAAGAAAGATAAACCTTGACCTAAGCAATGTATACGATGACTATAATAAAATGCTTTTAAGAGACGACCTTGACGCAGTGGATATCCTGGTTCCCATTGAATTGAATTACACTGTATCGGAAGCTGTGGCAAAAGCCGGAATTGATTTTATATGTGAAAAGCCAATGGCTTCGAGTATGAAAGAAGCCAATAAATACCTGACACTGTCAAAAAAATACAACGTAAAAATAATGATTGCAGAAAACTATAGGTATAATGAAGAAAACAATATAATCCGTGATATTGTAAACAGCAAAAAAATAGGTGATACGGTATATTTTATCAGGAATAATATTTCATGCTTCCCCTGTGAAATGACCAAAGATACCTTCGCTGCGAAAGAGTGGCGGCAGCACCCAAAATACTACGGAGGAGCATTTTTGGATGCAGCACTCCATGATCTTGCAGCCTTAAGGCATATATTCGGTGCTGTGGAATGTGTGCAGGCCTTCGGCAAACCGCAGCAGGAAGACTTTAATCCGTACCTCTCCATTAATACCAATATTTTGTTTAAAAACGGCGTAATAGGTCAATACAACTATTTCCCTTCCGGTATAGAAACCCAGAAACCTCCGGTGGGCTTAAGGATATTCGGAACCAAAGGTGAAATATATTTAGAAGACAAAAACTGCGGAATTATAAATATTTCATACCATGACGGCAAAACGGAGCAAATTAAATATACACCGGAACGGGGCTATTACAACGAATTGCTAAATTTCTACAACGCTTTGAATGGAACGGAACAAATATCTGTCACACCGGATATCGAGTATGGAGACGTTAAAATGGTATTTGATACGTTAAAATCCATTTCTAAACGGGAAATAATCTATGTTGATGCTCCATCTCCGGTAAAGGAAACCTCCTTTACAGAACATGAAAATCACAATCCCCTTTACTTTCAATAAAATTTCGGGGCACCCCTGTCCCGAAAAATTTTTTAATAGTCCTTTTTACAGCAGTTTTTTCATACTGTTCTCTATTTCACGCTTGCTAAAGGGTTTCGGTATGTAGTCTGCAGCGCCTCTGGCTATTGCACTATTGATTACCTGCTGGGACTTAACTGCAGAAACCATTACTATTTTGCTTTTCGCACTGACTTTCAATATCTTGTCGATAGCTTCAAGCCCATCCATTCCCGGCATTGAAACATCAAGGGTTATAACGTGCGGCTGAATTTCCTCCGCTTTTTTAATCGCTTCAAACCCATCCCGGGCATATTCAATATTGCTGTACCCCAGTTCCTTCAGTGTGTTTCCAAGAAGCTTTCTGATAAAAATTGCGTCATCCACCACCAAAATTCTAGCATCTTCCATCCCGACACACCTCTGCTTTTTATTTATTTATTTATATAAAAACTGCCTTTGAAAAACACTCCGGAAACTTTAGCTGAAATTACAGAATTGTATGATGAGTTCAGTATTATGAATTGCAAAGAGGCGGTATCAGATGTAAAGCAATATCAACCTGTCCGCCTCCATTGAAATATTACCCTATGAATTACACTTTCAGAATATCTTTTACAATACCTTTCATACCGAACTTGTCACATAATTTATTATGCATAACCGGCTTTTTATCAAGATCTCTCAAACCTTCCGGTATGGCTATTTTACACTCATCCGCCAAAACTTTTAAAAGTTCGAATTCACTTCTACCTTTAACAGTTCCATCTCCGAAAATGGATTTTACCACGCTTTCATTAAACTTGAAAGGACTTGCTGTAGAAGCAATTACCGTCTTTGTGATATCTCCCGTTGAAATAACATACTTGTCATAAACATCAACTGCTACCGCGGTATGAGTATCGATAACATAATTGTATTCTTTATAAATTGCCTCAATGGTTTTCATCGTCTCGCTTTCTGTAGAATAGCCACCCCAGAAAACGGATGAAATCTTCTTCCTGGTAGTCGAGTCAACCGAATACTTTCCATCAGCCCTGAGTCCTTCCATCCATTCATTGATTAATTCGGAATTATGGTCGGTAATTTCATAAAGAAGTCTTTCAAGATTACTGGATATAAGAATATCCATGGATGGAGAAATAGTCTTTTTGAACTCTCTGTTCCTGTCATAAACTCCGGTGTTTATAAAGTCGGTCAAAACATTGTTATCATTTGATGCACACACTAGTTTATTAACCGGAAGTCCCATTTCCATAGCATAATATGCAGCCAATATATTGCCGAAATTACCTGTCGGAACAACAAAATTGATCTTTTCTCCGCATTCTATTTCTTTATTCTTAATCATGTCTGCATAGGCAGAAAAATAATAAACTATCTGAGGAACAAGCCTTCCCCAATTGATGGAATTAGCCGAAGATAACTTGTAATTAGCCTTTTCGAGCTGTTCTTTAAAACCTTTGTCAGTAAAAATAGCTTTGACGCCATTTTGTGCATCGTCAAAATTACCTTCTACAGCAATTGAATATACATTTTTGCCTTCCTGGGTAATCATCTGATACTTTTGCACTTCGCTGACACCGTTATTGGGATAGAAAACAATTACTTTGGTACCGTCCACATCTCTAAATCCTTCCAAAGCAGCTTTTCCGGTATCTCCCGATGTGGCAACCAATATTACGATTTCACTTGTTTCACCGGTTTTTCTGACTGACTTCACAAGAAAATGAGGCAATATTTGCAAAGCCATATCCTTAAAGGCACAAGTAGGTCCGTGCCACAATTCAAGAATGTGCACATTTTCATTCAGCTTGTACACAGGTGCTATTCTGCTATCTCCAAACTTCTGAGCGGTATATGCGTTATTGACACAATCGGCCAGCTCCTGATCGGAGAAATCTGTCAAATAATTTTTCAATATATATACCGCTCTATCCTGATAACTCATATTAACCATTTCATTTATATCATCCAATGTGAATTTAACACGATTCTCAGGAACAAACAGACCTCCATCAGGTGCTAAACCCCTTTTTATCGCTTCGGCAGATTGAATAGATTTTAAACCCCCACGAGTACTTTCATATAGCATTTTACTTCCTCCTAATTCCGACTAAATGAAAACTTCAGGACTTAAAGTCCTTATCTTCCTGTCCCTTCCTCAAAAGAGGCGGCATAAAATCTTAAGAGGCATTCAGCCCATAGCCTTTGCCTCTCTAAAATTTTACACCAAGAGACGGTATTAAAGCTATATTCGAAATATTACTTTAAACAGTATAATTATTTTCCAAAACATATCTTTTATTAAATAATAATATAACAAAACAAATAAAAAATAAAGCATAATTTCATAGGGCAATACTTTGAAATATTTCATCTGCGGTTGCTATAATTATATTATATGTAAACTAATATTTTTTGTGATGATTAAAGTCTATAAACATATTAAAATCCTCTGGCAGACAATAAGTATCTTATCCTGCCAAACAAATTTAACCTTTCCATACTTTTTACATAAATCAGTCTGTTAAAAACAGGTATAGATGCTTTTTTTCCTGCCTTATACAGATATTCCTTGTCCTCGTCACTTAAATTAAAATCCAAGAAAGATACTTTGGAAGTGTTGATCGAGATGAAGTAGCAGTTCCTCACTATGTATTTTGGAACCCCGATATCATGTACAGCAGTAATAAACCCTTTTAACAGACTCAAAGGGTCAAAGGCTACCTTTTTTGGATTGCCTCCTTTAAGCTGGCATGCAATCATTGGCCTTCTCATGGATGGACTAATGGTCCATACAGGTAAACTGTCCAATACACCGCCATCAATTATATAGTGCTTTTTAGTTTTTCCGCCTGTATTTGTATAAAATTCTACCGGTTTGAAGGCAAAAGGAACACTGGAACTCATTCTTACAGCTTTTGCTACTTCCAGTTTATCAGGGTCAAAACCGTAATATTTCATATCATCGGGCAGTACAATAACCTTTCCCCTTTTGGCATCAACAGCCGTCATTCTAACTTTATATCCCATGGGATTTGCATAATCAGCAACCCCTCCCCTTAAATCGGCAAAAGTTCTGATTCCTTTTCTGGCCAGAAGTTTATATACCCATTCTTCCAAAAGATCACCATCAAACAGGCATCCCTGTTTGCTAAATTTTACAATATTTTTAAAGAAATTCCCCCTATATAAACTGAAATCATCATCCAAACTCTCTTCTTTTCTTACCTTATCTTCATACGGCATATTAAGAAAACTGTATATACTTTTATCGGTAAACCTTGTACTTGAGCAAAATTCCATATATCTTTCAATAACCGGAACCTTTTCCGCTATAGTATCAATATTCAATTTTCCGAAATCGAACTCATAAAACTCCTTTTTTAACTCTTTCGACTGATAACCGGCAGCAATGCAGGCACCTGCTATAGCACCCGCCGAAACTCCGGAAATGTTTCTAAAATATATACCTCTGTTTTCAGCTTCTTCAAGCATTCCTACATAGGCTATTCCCTTAATTCCTCCGCCTCCAAGAACGAGGTTGGCATTTAGATTCATATTCATTTACAGCAGATCTCCCCGGAATAATATATCTTCTATTGTATTTATATTATCCGGGGAGAATAAATAGAATTTTTTAACAGTTTAATATTTTTACCAATACTACCGAAATATTATCCTGTTCCTTCCTCGATTTAATTAAATCAATAAGGTATTTTGTTCTGTCT
It includes:
- a CDS encoding response regulator; translation: MEDARILVVDDAIFIRKLLGNTLKELGYSNIEYARDGFEAIKKAEEIQPHVITLDVSMPGMDGLEAIDKILKVSAKSKIVMVSAVKSQQVINSAIARGAADYIPKPFSKREIENSMKKLL
- the thrC gene encoding threonine synthase; translation: MLYESTRGGLKSIQSAEAIKRGLAPDGGLFVPENRVKFTLDDINEMVNMSYQDRAVYILKNYLTDFSDQELADCVNNAYTAQKFGDSRIAPVYKLNENVHILELWHGPTCAFKDMALQILPHFLVKSVRKTGETSEIVILVATSGDTGKAALEGFRDVDGTKVIVFYPNNGVSEVQKYQMITQEGKNVYSIAVEGNFDDAQNGVKAIFTDKGFKEQLEKANYKLSSANSINWGRLVPQIVYYFSAYADMIKNKEIECGEKINFVVPTGNFGNILAAYYAMEMGLPVNKLVCASNDNNVLTDFINTGVYDRNREFKKTISPSMDILISSNLERLLYEITDHNSELINEWMEGLRADGKYSVDSTTRKKISSVFWGGYSTESETMKTIEAIYKEYNYVIDTHTAVAVDVYDKYVISTGDITKTVIASTASPFKFNESVVKSIFGDGTVKGRSEFELLKVLADECKIAIPEGLRDLDKKPVMHNKLCDKFGMKGIVKDILKV
- a CDS encoding patatin-like phospholipase family protein, translated to MNMNLNANLVLGGGGIKGIAYVGMLEEAENRGIYFRNISGVSAGAIAGACIAAGYQSKELKKEFYEFDFGKLNIDTIAEKVPVIERYMEFCSSTRFTDKSIYSFLNMPYEDKVRKEESLDDDFSLYRGNFFKNIVKFSKQGCLFDGDLLEEWVYKLLARKGIRTFADLRGGVADYANPMGYKVRMTAVDAKRGKVIVLPDDMKYYGFDPDKLEVAKAVRMSSSVPFAFKPVEFYTNTGGKTKKHYIIDGGVLDSLPVWTISPSMRRPMIACQLKGGNPKKVAFDPLSLLKGFITAVHDIGVPKYIVRNCYFISINTSKVSFLDFNLSDEDKEYLYKAGKKASIPVFNRLIYVKSMERLNLFGRIRYLLSARGF